The Virgibacillus dokdonensis genome includes a window with the following:
- a CDS encoding LuxR C-terminal-related transcriptional regulator, with product MINVLMMNTSDIFTQGLKILLEGEDDLEVLEVSDRESNFIEQISDFEPDILLVHLVHGVSDTLKKQINEIREKYKQIRVICIFVSYDRKLIKEALTLGVKGFLLSHSSGEGLIHSIRSVWQHQYVFADEIVMEMIDFLGTECMNKKEKLSRFFSSQNMDMNDRDIDILFLIYKGYKNLEIANELNLSEKTVRDYVSKVYKKLQINHRHKVKAYLTSIIHEKTKE from the coding sequence ATGATAAATGTGCTTATGATGAATACAAGCGACATTTTTACACAGGGATTAAAAATTTTATTAGAAGGCGAAGACGATCTGGAAGTTCTAGAAGTCTCCGATCGGGAATCCAATTTTATTGAACAGATAAGTGATTTTGAACCAGATATACTGCTAGTCCATTTAGTTCATGGAGTAAGTGATACATTAAAAAAACAAATAAATGAAATAAGAGAAAAATATAAACAAATTAGGGTTATATGTATTTTTGTATCCTATGATAGGAAGTTGATTAAGGAAGCTTTAACTTTAGGGGTAAAAGGATTTTTACTAAGTCACAGTAGTGGAGAGGGGCTTATTCATTCCATTCGAAGCGTGTGGCAGCATCAATATGTGTTTGCAGATGAAATTGTTATGGAAATGATTGACTTTTTGGGTACAGAGTGTATGAACAAAAAAGAAAAACTTAGTCGTTTTTTTTCTTCGCAAAATATGGATATGAATGATAGAGATATTGATATATTATTTTTGATTTATAAAGGGTATAAAAATTTAGAAATAGCTAATGAACTGAATTTGTCAGAAAAAACAGTTCGGGACTATGTGAGCAAGGTGTATAAAAAATTACAAATAAATCATCGTCATAAAGTAAAAGCGTATTTGACGTCTATTATACACGAAAAAACGAAAGAATAA
- a CDS encoding response regulator, whose protein sequence is MKAILVDDEQMALDFLEHLLKELDGIEIVDKLTNPFFVKTSLSQHNPEVVFLDINMPQVNGLELAEQILELDSSIHIVFVTAYDEFAIKAFEINALDYLLKPIQKDRLKKTIQRLEGDILFHNEKSMVQQDRLRLNVCGSFSITKANGEVDLISWRTSKVRELFHYLLHNRGKLVRKSLLIELLWGELDPEKAYAQLYTAIYHVRKTLKEYPDNFQLENTTEGYILSTQAVDIDIELWQKKLANYASIEKNNIDQYVEAMEYYTAPYFDDYDYWWAENEKIRFERVWYRTAMKIAKVFTSISSYDRAIDWYKRIYERYPEQEEVHFAIMKLYSFRNETEKVERQYAYLKKLLQTELGTSPNAEITSWYRQWKKYHM, encoded by the coding sequence TTGAAAGCCATTCTCGTAGATGATGAACAAATGGCATTGGATTTTTTAGAACATTTATTAAAGGAACTTGATGGAATAGAAATTGTCGATAAACTTACTAATCCATTTTTTGTAAAAACAAGCTTAAGTCAACATAATCCAGAGGTTGTATTTTTAGATATTAATATGCCACAAGTAAATGGACTGGAATTAGCTGAACAAATTTTGGAACTAGATTCTAGCATCCATATTGTATTTGTGACGGCGTATGACGAATTTGCTATTAAGGCATTTGAAATTAATGCATTAGATTATTTGTTAAAGCCTATTCAAAAAGACCGTTTAAAGAAAACTATCCAACGCTTGGAGGGGGATATTTTATTTCATAATGAAAAGAGTATGGTGCAGCAGGATCGTTTACGCCTGAATGTTTGCGGTAGTTTTTCCATCACAAAGGCAAATGGAGAAGTGGACTTGATCTCTTGGCGAACTTCAAAAGTTAGAGAATTGTTTCATTATTTGCTTCATAACAGAGGGAAACTGGTAAGGAAATCATTACTAATTGAATTGCTTTGGGGTGAGTTGGATCCAGAAAAAGCTTATGCACAACTTTATACAGCTATCTATCATGTTAGAAAAACATTAAAGGAATATCCAGACAATTTTCAACTGGAAAATACGACAGAAGGATATATTTTATCTACTCAAGCTGTCGATATCGATATTGAATTATGGCAAAAAAAACTGGCTAATTATGCATCTATTGAAAAGAATAACATTGACCAATATGTTGAAGCAATGGAATATTACACAGCTCCTTATTTTGATGACTATGATTATTGGTGGGCAGAAAACGAAAAAATTAGATTTGAAAGAGTATGGTATAGAACAGCGATGAAAATAGCTAAAGTTTTTACATCTATTTCGTCCTATGATAGAGCAATAGATTGGTATAAACGCATTTATGAGCGCTACCCAGAACAAGAAGAAGTACATTTTGCAATAATGAAGCTGTATTCTTTCAGGAACGAAACAGAAAAAGTGGAAAGACAATATGCTTATTTAAAAAAATTACTACAAACTGAATTAGGGACTAGCCCAAATGCAGAAATTACGAGTTGGTACCGTCAGTGGAAAAAATACCATATGTAG
- a CDS encoding ATP-binding response regulator yields the protein MLPKTEQISKTQIFLIISLFALLLILFRISWILVHQAPKEPVAKNGIINFQDVNLTAEETYLLDGTWNFFPHSFIQAPSMSNETAKAVQLPHNWINDVNSNEKSVAYGFGTYQLKILLPENRPELLSFRFSEILSSVAVYIDGKLVSQLNQPHKKNSMTEKYGTFSVPFSPEQDEVELTLHVSNHELPFMGGITDSVWFGSTNAIQKETSLFSVLQMIVSVIYFLHVIYVFSLVYFGKGQHKKTLLYFGFMLATVGFTNLIDDNVIIHLPIPIEWYYRLLYLFFLTTLICMLYFIKSLYILRHRFFAYFLLIYGLFSISFIIVPISQFRTLAWLANIFVIITVIFMLKLLAPITQRRDQGSIIILLFIVSYGINVVWGMLLNDNIIEMPYYPFDFLLMNILIAFVLLQRYVHLLNLNKQQTKDLQTANKQKDVFLMNTSHELRNPLHAMINIGQSILDKDSATLSADNKYHLKLLVRVGQQMSYMLHDLVDLTRLKEERITLKPKEIDLHAIISGLIDMIAFLIEGKKIQINVYISPSFPKLYADEIRLLQILFNLLHNAVKFTNEGEITIEAKQKGKMAMIQVKDTGIGMSEQTMEKVFQPYVQENRYETNNGGIGIGLSICKKLIELHGGTIRVISKLYEGSTFSFTIPIAHTFDKDDYENIGQTFYPAPSINQSDCGSAIASSIDNERQRILIIDDDSVNLKVLYNILSTDYEVATAYSGETALQCIEIGKFDLIICDVMMPNMSGYELTQKVRQRYSLSELPILLLTARQQFEDIYAGFLAGANDYIAKPAQILELRARVRALTDLKKSINDQLKTEAAWLQAQIQPHFLFNTLNTIASLGSIDTSRMVALLHEFGNYLRLSFGIHNTQTLIHVEDELKLTRSYLYIEQERFGDRLKIEWEITEDSNFQILPLSIQPIVENAVKHGVLQRIDGGKIIIRITELETHYEIAIIDDGVGMREDKIERLLEDSSSKSKGIGLANTNRRFKQMFGKGLIIISEPDEGTTVIMEIPFS from the coding sequence TTGTTACCAAAGACAGAACAAATATCGAAAACCCAAATTTTTTTAATCATTAGTTTATTCGCTTTACTATTAATTTTATTTCGTATTAGTTGGATACTTGTCCATCAAGCTCCTAAAGAACCAGTTGCAAAAAATGGCATCATTAATTTTCAAGATGTTAACTTAACAGCAGAAGAGACATATCTATTAGATGGTACGTGGAATTTTTTTCCACATTCATTTATCCAAGCTCCTTCCATGAGTAATGAAACAGCAAAGGCTGTTCAACTCCCCCATAACTGGATCAATGATGTAAATAGTAATGAAAAAAGCGTAGCATATGGTTTCGGTACATACCAATTAAAAATATTGTTACCTGAAAACCGGCCAGAACTCCTTTCCTTTCGTTTTTCAGAAATTCTTTCATCAGTTGCTGTTTATATAGATGGAAAACTTGTTTCTCAATTGAATCAGCCACACAAGAAAAATAGTATGACAGAAAAGTACGGAACTTTTTCTGTTCCTTTTTCCCCAGAGCAAGATGAAGTAGAATTGACGCTACATGTATCCAACCACGAATTACCTTTTATGGGTGGTATAACTGACTCCGTATGGTTTGGTTCAACAAACGCTATTCAAAAGGAAACTTCTTTGTTTTCAGTATTACAAATGATAGTAAGTGTCATCTATTTTTTACATGTCATATATGTATTTAGTCTTGTTTATTTCGGTAAAGGGCAGCATAAAAAAACGCTTTTATATTTTGGGTTTATGCTTGCAACCGTAGGATTTACAAATCTGATTGACGATAATGTTATCATACACTTACCTATCCCAATCGAATGGTATTACCGCCTACTCTATTTATTTTTTCTAACTACATTAATTTGTATGTTGTATTTTATCAAGTCGCTGTATATTTTACGTCATCGTTTCTTTGCTTATTTCTTACTTATATACGGTCTTTTTAGTATATCTTTTATCATTGTTCCAATTTCCCAATTTCGTACTTTAGCTTGGTTAGCAAATATTTTTGTGATCATAACTGTTATCTTTATGTTAAAACTATTGGCTCCTATTACGCAAAGAAGAGATCAGGGATCTATTATTATCCTCCTTTTTATTGTTAGTTATGGAATTAATGTAGTATGGGGAATGTTATTAAATGATAACATTATCGAAATGCCATATTACCCATTTGATTTTCTATTAATGAATATTCTAATTGCGTTTGTTTTATTGCAACGTTATGTTCATTTGCTAAATCTAAATAAACAACAAACGAAAGATTTACAAACAGCAAATAAACAAAAAGATGTCTTTTTAATGAATACATCTCATGAATTACGAAACCCATTACACGCAATGATAAATATTGGGCAATCTATCCTTGATAAAGACAGTGCAACTTTATCTGCAGATAATAAATATCATCTAAAACTACTTGTACGTGTTGGACAACAAATGTCTTATATGCTTCATGATCTTGTTGACTTAACAAGATTAAAAGAGGAACGGATCACATTAAAACCAAAAGAAATCGATTTACATGCAATTATTTCTGGTTTAATTGACATGATTGCATTCTTAATAGAAGGGAAAAAAATACAGATTAACGTTTATATTTCTCCTTCTTTTCCAAAGCTTTATGCAGATGAAATTCGTCTATTGCAAATATTATTTAATCTCCTGCATAATGCTGTTAAATTTACTAATGAAGGGGAAATAACAATTGAAGCTAAACAAAAAGGAAAAATGGCGATGATTCAAGTAAAAGACACCGGCATAGGTATGAGTGAACAAACAATGGAAAAGGTTTTTCAACCCTATGTACAAGAAAATAGATATGAAACTAATAACGGTGGAATTGGCATTGGATTAAGCATATGTAAGAAATTAATAGAATTACACGGAGGAACCATTCGTGTAATTTCCAAACTTTATGAAGGATCTACTTTCTCTTTCACCATCCCTATTGCCCATACATTTGATAAAGATGATTATGAAAATATTGGACAAACCTTTTATCCTGCTCCATCCATTAATCAAAGCGATTGTGGATCAGCTATAGCAAGCTCCATTGATAACGAGCGTCAAAGAATTCTTATTATTGACGATGACTCTGTAAACCTTAAAGTATTATATAATATCTTATCTACCGATTATGAAGTGGCAACAGCGTATAGTGGAGAAACAGCATTACAATGCATCGAAATTGGCAAATTTGATCTTATCATTTGTGATGTGATGATGCCAAACATGTCTGGGTATGAATTAACGCAAAAAGTAAGACAACGATACAGCCTATCAGAGCTACCAATCCTATTATTAACTGCACGGCAACAGTTTGAGGATATTTATGCAGGATTTTTAGCAGGAGCAAATGATTATATAGCTAAACCAGCACAAATTTTAGAGTTACGTGCTAGAGTTCGCGCTTTAACTGATTTAAAAAAATCGATTAATGATCAGTTAAAAACGGAAGCTGCTTGGCTTCAAGCTCAAATTCAACCACATTTTTTGTTCAACACATTAAATACGATTGCTTCCTTAGGTTCCATTGATACATCAAGAATGGTTGCTTTGCTTCATGAATTTGGAAATTATTTACGATTAAGCTTTGGCATTCATAATACACAGACACTTATCCATGTTGAAGATGAGCTAAAACTTACCCGTTCTTATCTTTATATCGAACAAGAGCGATTCGGTGATAGGTTAAAAATTGAATGGGAAATTACAGAAGATAGCAATTTTCAAATTTTACCTCTTTCAATTCAACCAATTGTTGAGAACGCAGTAAAACATGGCGTTTTACAACGAATTGATGGTGGGAAGATCATTATTCGAATCACCGAACTTGAAACCCATTATGAAATAGCTATTATTGATGACGGTGTTGGCATGAGAGAGGATAAGATCGAAAGGTTGCTAGAAGATTCAAGTAGTAAAAGTAAAGGGATCGGGTTAGCAAATACAAATCGCCGTTTTAAACAGATGTTTGGTAAAGGATTAATCATAATTAGCGAGCCAGACGAAGGCACTACAGTCATCATGGAAATACCTTTCTCCTAA
- a CDS encoding class D sortase, whose translation MTKRSIGICFMIAGVIFVSIPFYYEWKQAKQVAALEEALAMVAESDENAVDLSSIEDLPFSEEELKGVIELEIPSIDLKQKILTQTTEENLSIALTQIKSNQIPGEGNFTVAGHRGYRGDRHFRQLPNVKPGSKAFLHTAKQTFIYEIKTSEVIEPTAVEVLDDRAGQDELTLITCTLDGKERIAIKGTLVGKE comes from the coding sequence ATTACTAAACGTAGCATAGGTATTTGCTTCATGATTGCTGGAGTAATATTCGTGTCAATCCCGTTTTATTATGAATGGAAACAAGCAAAACAAGTTGCAGCACTAGAAGAAGCTTTAGCGATGGTGGCGGAATCGGATGAGAATGCTGTTGATTTATCGTCGATAGAAGATCTCCCGTTTTCAGAAGAAGAGCTAAAGGGGGTAATTGAATTAGAGATCCCTTCCATTGACCTCAAACAAAAAATCCTAACCCAAACTACGGAAGAAAATTTAAGCATTGCTTTAACACAAATTAAATCAAATCAAATACCGGGAGAGGGTAATTTTACCGTTGCTGGTCATAGAGGATATCGAGGCGATCGACATTTTAGACAACTACCTAATGTAAAACCAGGCTCTAAAGCTTTTTTGCACACAGCGAAGCAAACTTTTATTTATGAAATTAAAACATCAGAAGTAATTGAACCAACAGCTGTGGAAGTTTTGGATGATCGTGCAGGTCAAGATGAGCTTACTCTTATCACATGCACCCTCGATGGTAAGGAGCGAATTGCAATTAAAGGAACGTTAGTAGGAAAAGAATAA